In one Polynucleobacter sp. JS-JIR-5-A7 genomic region, the following are encoded:
- the fabI gene encoding enoyl-ACP reductase FabI, with amino-acid sequence MGFLSGKKILITGLLSNRSIAYGIAKACHREGAELALTYVGERFKDRIVDFAKEFNTELIFDCDVGSDAQISALFKDLAKSWPQFDGFVHAIGFAPREAIAGDFLEGLSREGFKIAHDISAYSFPAMAKEALPMLRDKSSLLTLTYLGSMKNVPNYNTMGLAKASLEASVRYLAGSVGPKGIRANGISAGPIKTLAASGIKGFSKILEAVEQTAPLRRNVTIDDVGNTAAFLLSDLANGITAEIIYVDNGFSQVVGGMEDA; translated from the coding sequence ATGGGCTTTCTCTCCGGCAAAAAAATCCTCATTACCGGCCTCCTCTCCAACCGCTCTATTGCCTATGGTATTGCCAAGGCCTGCCATCGCGAAGGCGCTGAACTTGCCCTGACTTACGTGGGTGAGCGCTTTAAGGACCGAATTGTCGATTTTGCAAAAGAATTCAATACCGAACTCATTTTTGACTGTGATGTTGGTAGCGATGCGCAAATTTCTGCCCTCTTTAAAGATCTAGCCAAATCCTGGCCTCAATTTGATGGCTTTGTCCATGCGATTGGCTTTGCCCCACGTGAAGCGATTGCTGGTGACTTTTTGGAGGGCCTCTCGCGCGAGGGCTTCAAGATTGCTCATGATATTTCTGCTTACAGTTTCCCAGCAATGGCTAAGGAAGCATTGCCAATGCTGCGCGATAAATCTTCATTGCTAACATTGACCTACCTTGGGTCAATGAAGAATGTTCCCAACTACAACACCATGGGTTTAGCCAAAGCATCCCTCGAAGCTTCCGTGCGTTACCTCGCTGGCTCCGTTGGTCCTAAGGGTATCCGTGCGAATGGTATTTCTGCTGGCCCGATCAAAACCTTGGCTGCTTCTGGCATTAAAGGTTTCAGCAAAATTTTAGAAGCGGTTGAACAAACTGCACCACTGCGTCGCAACGTCACGATTGATGATGTTGGCAATACTGCTGCTTTCTTGTTATCGGATTTAGCCAACGGCATTACCGCTGAAATCATCTATGTTGATAACGGCTTTAGCCAAGTCGTTGGTGGAATGGAAGACGCTTGA
- a CDS encoding extracellular solute-binding protein, protein MSAQTPFRQIAHFLLLALLVGVGSNIAQAAQGIAQYGKPKYADGFAHFDYVNPNAPRGGTLTLPNPGQRTSFDKFNPFTLRGVTAPGIDLMFESLAEGSADEVSSIYGLLADDIEIAKDRQSVTFRIRPEAKFSDGSPVLAADVKHSFDTLMSGLAHPRYKTTFADVKQAVVISDRVVRFDFKNNNTELPIMVGTLPIFSRNWGRRPDGSMIAFDKLAFDAPIGSGPYLIESFKAGKSIVFKRNPQYWADQLAKPLNVRVGFYNFDRVLYKLYSDDAVRLEAFKAGEFDALVEYRAKIWAKGYVGSKFDNGTLLKKAFINHNGAGMQGFAMNVRKPIFQDPRVRQALGLALDFEWLNRQIFFDQYGRINSFFTNSDLSANFDGPRKPTEAELKLLKPLKAKYPQWVPDAVFGPMPLPPSTKSPGSLRQNLRQARELLMHAGWQYRDGALRNEKGEPFRMEMVENGGFFLRILSAYGRNLEKLGIQLDIRTSDFALYQKRMNEYDFDVTTTRFPDSQNPGNELWDRFGSQAAKEKGSDNIIGVQSPVVDALIEEITKAQNREELRAACRALDRILWNSYYVIPQWYNPTHRVAFRNEMRYPEPPLYYQAEPWIMQNWWKEGAK, encoded by the coding sequence ATGTCAGCTCAAACCCCTTTTCGCCAAATTGCTCATTTCTTGCTGTTAGCCCTGCTAGTTGGGGTTGGCAGCAATATTGCGCAAGCGGCGCAAGGTATAGCGCAGTACGGTAAGCCGAAGTACGCAGATGGATTTGCCCATTTTGACTATGTCAATCCCAATGCCCCCAGAGGCGGCACTCTGACTTTGCCAAATCCTGGGCAAAGAACCAGTTTTGATAAGTTCAATCCATTCACCTTGCGGGGTGTCACGGCCCCAGGAATAGATTTGATGTTTGAATCCCTCGCCGAGGGTAGTGCGGATGAGGTATCTAGTATTTACGGCCTACTTGCTGATGATATTGAGATAGCTAAGGATCGTCAGTCAGTCACGTTTCGTATTCGTCCAGAAGCCAAATTTTCAGATGGCAGTCCAGTATTAGCGGCAGATGTAAAACATAGTTTTGACACCTTGATGAGTGGCCTTGCACATCCTCGCTATAAAACGACGTTTGCTGATGTGAAACAAGCAGTCGTCATCTCAGATCGAGTAGTACGGTTTGACTTTAAGAACAACAATACTGAATTGCCGATTATGGTAGGAACGCTGCCCATTTTTTCTCGTAACTGGGGAAGGCGTCCTGATGGCAGCATGATTGCTTTTGATAAGCTAGCCTTTGACGCACCGATTGGCAGTGGCCCCTATCTGATTGAGTCCTTTAAGGCGGGGAAATCAATTGTCTTTAAAAGAAACCCGCAGTATTGGGCTGATCAACTTGCAAAGCCATTAAATGTGCGGGTGGGTTTCTATAACTTTGATCGCGTGCTCTACAAACTTTATAGTGACGATGCTGTGCGACTCGAGGCATTCAAAGCAGGGGAGTTTGATGCTTTAGTGGAATATCGCGCCAAGATTTGGGCGAAGGGTTATGTCGGTTCTAAATTTGACAATGGCACACTCTTAAAGAAGGCCTTCATTAACCATAATGGCGCAGGTATGCAGGGCTTTGCCATGAATGTACGTAAACCGATTTTTCAAGATCCTCGCGTGCGGCAAGCATTAGGCTTAGCTTTGGATTTCGAGTGGTTGAATCGCCAAATATTTTTTGATCAGTACGGTCGTATTAATAGCTTCTTCACTAATAGTGATTTAAGCGCAAACTTCGATGGGCCCCGTAAACCCACAGAAGCAGAACTCAAATTACTCAAACCGCTCAAGGCGAAATATCCACAATGGGTGCCAGATGCGGTGTTTGGTCCGATGCCATTACCACCATCAACCAAGTCACCGGGTAGTCTTCGTCAAAATCTGCGTCAAGCTCGTGAATTACTCATGCACGCTGGCTGGCAGTATCGTGACGGTGCTTTGCGCAATGAAAAGGGTGAACCGTTTCGTATGGAGATGGTGGAGAACGGCGGTTTTTTCTTGAGAATCCTCTCTGCTTATGGTCGCAACTTAGAAAAGTTGGGTATTCAGCTTGATATTCGTACGAGCGATTTTGCCTTGTATCAAAAACGCATGAATGAATATGACTTCGATGTGACAACCACTCGCTTCCCAGATTCTCAGAATCCTGGTAATGAATTGTGGGATCGTTTTGGTAGCCAGGCTGCCAAAGAAAAGGGTTCAGACAATATCATCGGCGTTCAATCGCCAGTCGTAGACGCTTTAATCGAAGAAATTACTAAGGCGCAGAATCGCGAAGAGTTGCGTGCTGCTTGCAGAGCGCTCGATCGTATACTGTGGAATAGCTATTACGTGATACCGCAATGGTACAACCCCACTCACCGAGTTGCCTTCCGCAATGAGATGCGCTACCCAGAGCCTCCTTTGTATTACCAGGCAGAACCTTGGATCATGCAAAACTGGTGGAAAGAGGGGGCTAAATAA
- a CDS encoding microcin C ABC transporter permease YejB, with translation MRAYIFKRLLLMIPTLLGVLTLTFAVVQFVPGGPVEQMVLELKGKGDAAVGGTESSGAGATYRGRQGIDAQRLEEVKALYGFDKPPLERYFMMLGRFARFDLGDSYYQHESVWRLVISKLPVSISIGLWTFFITYLVSIPLGIAKAVRDGSRFDAVTSTMILVGYAIPGFVLGVLLLVIFGGGSFLQIFPLRGLTSDNWSDLSLIGKVMDYLWHLVLPITASVLGSFAVVTMLTKNSFLEEIRKQYVLTARAKGLTEKQVLWKHVFRNAMLPLVTGFPAAFIGAFFTGSLLIETLFSLDGLGLLSYESVMRRDYPVVFGTLYLFTLIGLFTKLISDLCYVYVDPRIQFGAGGGS, from the coding sequence ATGCGCGCCTATATTTTTAAGCGTTTGTTACTCATGATTCCAACTTTGTTGGGTGTCTTGACCTTAACCTTTGCAGTGGTTCAGTTTGTGCCGGGTGGTCCAGTTGAGCAAATGGTGTTGGAGCTCAAGGGCAAAGGTGATGCAGCGGTTGGGGGTACAGAATCTTCTGGTGCTGGAGCGACCTATCGCGGACGTCAAGGCATTGATGCGCAACGCTTAGAAGAAGTCAAAGCCTTATATGGTTTTGATAAGCCACCACTCGAGCGTTACTTCATGATGTTGGGTCGCTTTGCTAGATTTGATTTAGGCGACAGTTATTATCAACATGAGAGTGTTTGGCGTTTAGTAATTTCTAAGTTGCCCGTATCAATCAGCATTGGTTTGTGGACATTCTTTATTACCTATTTAGTTTCTATTCCATTGGGAATAGCCAAAGCAGTGCGTGATGGTTCTCGTTTTGATGCGGTGACTAGTACCATGATCTTAGTAGGCTATGCCATTCCAGGTTTTGTCTTAGGCGTTCTATTATTGGTGATCTTTGGTGGCGGTAGTTTTCTGCAAATCTTTCCCTTACGAGGGCTGACCTCCGATAACTGGAGTGATCTGAGCTTGATTGGTAAGGTGATGGATTATTTGTGGCACCTAGTGTTACCAATTACCGCTTCGGTATTGGGTAGCTTTGCAGTAGTGACGATGTTGACCAAGAACTCTTTTTTGGAAGAAATTCGTAAACAGTATGTATTGACCGCAAGAGCCAAAGGCCTCACGGAAAAGCAAGTGCTTTGGAAACATGTGTTTCGCAATGCGATGTTGCCCTTAGTCACCGGTTTTCCAGCAGCCTTCATTGGCGCCTTCTTTACGGGATCCCTCTTGATCGAAACCTTGTTCTCGCTAGATGGTCTTGGTTTGCTCTCTTATGAATCCGTGATGCGCCGTGATTATCCAGTGGTCTTTGGCACTTTGTATCTCTTTACCTTGATTGGCTTATTTACGAAGTTGATCTCTGATCTTTGCTACGTCTATGTTGATCCTCGCATTCAATTTGGTGCTGGAGGCGGGTCATGA